The DNA window CCAGCGCTTTTGTGATCTTGATTGTCTTGGGCTTGCATTCGGAATATTCGAACATTATGTCTTCGAGCAGAGTGGTCAGAACTGTGTGAAGCCGCCGTGCGCCTATATTCTCCGAACTTTGATTGACCTTGTCGGCAATCGATGCGATCTCTTCGATTGCGGTTTTCTCGAAAACCAACTTTATCTTCTCGGTCTGCAGCAGTGCCGTGTATTGCTTCACAAGCGCGTTCTTAGGCTCTGTAAGAATCCTGACAAAATCATCTTTATCCAAGCTGTCCAATTCAACGCGAATCGGGAATCGTCCCTGAAGTTCCGGTATCAGGTCTGACGGTTTCGTCATGTGGAACGCACCTGCGGCGATGAAGAGAACGTGATCGGTCCTGACCATACCATATTTGGTCATAACGCTGGAGCCCTCAACAATCGGGAGGATATCCCTCTGCACACCCTCGCGGGAGACATCGGGACCCGAAGTCCTCCCCTCGGGCGAGGCAATCTTATCGAGCTCATCGACAAATATTATTCCGGAATCTTCAACACTCGAAAGGGCAGCACCGATGACTTCATCCATGTCGATCAACCTGCCGACCTCATCGGCAGAGATGATCTTGAACGCCTCCTCGACCGTCAACCGACGTTTCTTGCGCTTCTTCGGCATCATCTCGGAGAACATTTCCTGAAAATTGACACCGAGTTCCTCCATACCGGATGGTGAGAATATCTCGACGATCGGAAACGCACCGCTTGTTGTCTCGATTTCGACTGTGCGCTTGTCAAGCTCGCCCTCACGGAGCTTCTCGCGGAGTTTTTCCCTGTTACGCTCCCATTTCTCAATCAAGTCCTCTTCCGGCTGCACCGGCGTTGGACCGCTGAACTTGCCATTCGTGATCTTCCTCGGAGCTTTTGGCAGCAGAAGATCAAGTATGCGTTCTTCAGCAACCTTCTCTGCCTTGGCGCGGACCTCTTCGCCCCGCACCCGCTTGATTGTGGTCACGGCGAGATCGACAAGGTCGCGAACCATCGACTCGACATCACGGCCAACATAGCCAACCTCGGTGAATTTCGACGCCTCGACTTTAATGAACGGAGCATTGGCAAGCTGCGATAGCCTTCTGGCAATTTCAGTCTTGCCTACTCCGGTTGGGCCGATCATGATGATATTGTTGGGGAGAATCTCATCTTTGATCTCCCCCTCAACCTGCTGGCGGCGCCACCTGTTGCGAAGAGCTATGGCTACAGCTTTTTTCGCTTTTTCCTGTCCGATGATGTATTTATCGAGTTCGCCTACTATCTCTTTCGGTGTCAATTCTCTGTCCATTTAAATCCTCCAAAAGGACATAGTATACGTATCCTTCGAGCCATGTCAAGAAGTTCGGCGCAGTCCACTCGGAATATCACCACTTCGCGATCTTCTCTTCTACACCACATCTCGTTCTTTGTTGCAGTAGGCTACAGTACTTCAGAGAAGCCGAACACGCCTGGACTGGTCCGGGAGAATTCATGGGTCTACACTCTAAACAGCTTGATTTATCGTGTTTTTACTGTTAGGATTGAGAAGCAACCTGCGCGCAATCAGACATCGAGCAGAGTCAATCATTCGTCCGGGAGGTGTGTCAATGGACCACGATCCACGATGGTACGAGAATGAAGATTTCTGGCGTGAACTCAGGCCGATGTTCTTCAATCCGGAACGCTGGGCAAGCACGGTCGACCAAGTGGACAAAATAGTAGAATTGCTCGACCTCCAACCGGGAGCGAGGATTCTGGATCTTTGCTGCGGGCCGGGACGACATTCCCTGGAATTTGCCAGACGCGGGTACTTCGTTACAGGAATCGACAGGACAGCAGAGTACCTCGATGAAGCAAGGGCAAGCGCTGATAAAGAGGGGCTTTCGATCGAGTTCAAACAGATCGACATGAGGGATTTTCGCGACGAAAGCGCTTTTGACGCGGCCCTCAACATCTTCACTTCATTCGGATATTTCGATAATCCTGAGGATGATCGTCGTGTTATCGAGAACATCAGTGCCTCTTTGCGAGTCCATGGAAAATGTGTGATAGACACAATCGGCAAGGAAGTGGTGGCGCGAAACTTCAGGCAAAGCGATTGGCATCGTGACGGCGATGGTACGATAATCATAGAAGAGCGGAGTATCTGCGAGGATTGGTCGAGGATCAATAACACTTGGACAATCATTAGAGATGGCAATCAGAAGGAGTTCGAGTTCACGCTCCGATGTTATTCGGCTGTGGAACTGGCATCGCTGCTTACCGAAGGCGGCTTCAGCAATGTGAATTGCTACGGTGGCCTGTCGGGTAACTGCTACGACCACGAGGCAAGCAGGCTCGTCGTGGTCGGCGAGAAATAGTATTGCGTCGATTCCAACAATTCCGTTTACTTCTCCAGAGACGATCTGCAATGTATCGCATGCGGGGGATGTGCCATGAGACGGATTCCCGACAAGATTAGAACTGCTCTGCCGGTGGCAATGCTGCTATTGCTGTCCTGCTCTTCGAGTCTCACCGATAGGGTCAAGGCATACGAGGCATCGCATAACAGCCATGACGTGGAGGGAACGCTCGCGTTCTTCGCCGAGGATTTCAGATACGAAATGGTCGGAAGCTGGGTCGCTGAAGGCAGAGAACAGATGCGTAAGTTCGAGGAATGGGACGCTTCCATTGGCAGCGAGTTGATTTTCGATAATTACGACGTCTCCGGCGATACGGTAACATGCACCGTCATCGAGCGGAATGACTGGTTCTCCCTTGTCGGAGTCGACGCGATCTACTATGAGTGTGTGAGGATCATATTCAAAGACGGCCTGATCACAGAGATAACAGCCGAGCAATCGCACGAGAGCATGCTGGCGACGCAGACCGCGTTTCAGGCGTTCATTGAATGGGCGGTTGAAGAGCATCCACAGCGCCTCGCCGCGCTGATGAGCGGCGCGAAATTCGAATTCAGTAAAGAGACTGCGGACAAATGGCTCTCGCTTCTGAAGGAATGGAGACAGCAACTCCGTCAGTTTGACCGGATCACGAGAAGAATTGCTGATCGGAAATCCTCAGTCGTATAGCATATTTGCCAGCCTTGCCGTTATCTGCCATTTACAATGAATCCGGAATCTGAGTGAAATCTCGTATGAAATCGATTAAGGTGTCATTTCGCAACAAGAACGACGACAGTCTTGCGGCGTCGATGGAGTTGCCGATAGATGGCCGACCGCGCAGCTACGCGCTCTTCGCGCACTGTTTCACGTGCAGCAAGGATTACAAAGCGGTATACAACATCAGCCGAACGTTGACGGTTAGAATCTCTGATACGGCGCTACAGAAACAACCATCTCAGTCATTCACCGTTTGAACTGCTTTAGCTCTCATAGCTTTTGCACGTTCGGCAATCTCTGCCATGGCTTCAATCGCAGCGTCTATGTGGTCCTCGGTGTTAAACGGTCCAATTGAGAATCTCACGCCTCCATGTATCTTGTCTATCCCGAGCTGCCGGTGCACCAGAGGTGCGCAGTGAAGACCAGTTCGTATGGCGATGTTGAAATCGACATCCAGCATTATTCCGACATCACCTGCCTCCAACCCATCAATATTCACTGTCAATGTCGCAAGATGGTCATTCAGGCTGTCGCAGCAATAGGCAATCACGCCGTCGATCTGCTTGAAACTCTCGACAAGACGCGTGCAGAGTTTCATTTCATGCGCATAGATAGCATCGATTCCACCCCGCTCCTCGATCCAGTCCTGCGCCGCCCAGAGTGACGCCATGCCGACCATGTTGGGTGTCCCGAATTCCATTCTGTATGGGTAATCTTCAAGATGATACGGATAAGCTGAGCGAACACCGGTTCCGCCCGATCTCGTCGGTCTTATGTCGAGATGCTCGCGTACACATAGTCCACCAATGCCGGTCGTTCCAAGCAGAGATTTGTGCCCTGTGAACGCCAGGACATCGACATTCATGTCGCGCATGTTGATCGGAATCATGCCTCCGGTTTGTGATGCGTCGACAGCGAAGACCACACCTGCATCTTTGCAGACGGCACCGATTTCCTTCACAGGCTGAATTGTTCCGATGACGTTCGAGCCATGATTCACTATTACAAGCTTCGTGTTCGACCTGATTGCCTTCTTGATCGCATCCGGTTCGACGAATCCATCGCCGTTAAACGGCACGTAGGTAGCCTCTACTCCGCCATCGCGCACGAGGTGATTGATCGGACGAATTACCGAATTATGCTCGACGTTTGTGGTGACAACGTGATCGCCTTCCGATAGAAGCCCCTGGATAATCAGATTCAGCGCATCGGTGGCGTTGTAGGTGAAACATAACCGCTCGGGAGTGGTCTCATCACCCCCAAAGAATCTCGTGAGGCGTTTGCGGAGATCTTCAAGAAGATTGCCCGCTTCGATTGCCTTGTCAAACCCGCTCCGCCCGGGGTTGACCCCGCAGCTACGGTAGAACCCGACCATGTAATCATAGACGCTGTCTGGCTTTGGCCACGATGTTGCAGCGTTGTCAAGATAAATCAGCTTTTCCACCTGCGACTCCATCTATTCTTAGCGTATCTCATGCACTGTAAGGTGAGATGACTACACCATCTTCTCAGAAAACTCTGAATTGCATGTGTAGATTAGCTAAGATTCCTGGCCATGTCAAGGCAATATAGCCGACAGCTTCCGAGAAGAATGGGAAAATTGACATTGACGCAAAAATGTCGAATTCGTATCTTCACGGCGAATTAACAGCAACTCACCCTTGGGAGGAAAAACAAATGCGCAGAATTCTTGTATTGAGCCTGATCTTTTCGCTGATCCTGACTGCACCTGCCATTGCACAAGCCGGTTCTAAAATCGGATTTCTCGGCTGGGGACCGCGCGCGGGCCTGACGGTAAATCCTGACCAGATTCATTTCGGTGCTCATGTCTCTTTTGGTGCTCCCACAACTCCGCTGCTCATTCAGCCAAACGTAGAACTTGGATTTGGTGATGATGTTACATTGATAGCAATCAATGGAGATATGTCTTACCTTTTCCGCTCAGCAAATGGCGCTTGGACTCCGAGCCTCGGTGGCGAGCTTGGCATGGTCAGGGTCAATGTTGACGGTTTCGGTTCCAACACCGATCTTGGAATCAGCATATTCGGTGCAATTGCCAAGACGATGGCCAACGGCAACCAGCTTTTTCTGGAGGCGAAGGTTGGCGTCGCGGATGCCCCCGATTTCAAAGCGACTATCGGATATACGCTGTTTTAGCATGGTAGGGCAGGATTCCCCGAAACCTGCCATTTTGTGAACATTCAGGAGGCGATATGGACGCCCCGCACATGATCGAAACGCTGAAAAGAAACCGCAAGCTATTCAAAAAGCTTTTCGAGGGCACCACCGTCGAGCAGGCGCGCTGGAAACCCGCTCAGGACAAGTGGTCGATGCTCCAAGTGATGAATCATCTATATGATGAGGAGCGCGATGATTTTCGAATGAGACTCAGCTTGATCCTGGAAGATCCCGAACTCGATTGGCCGCCGATCAATCCCGACCAGAAGGCCATCGACGAAGATTACAATTCGAAAGACCTGGCAGAGACACTGAAGAAGTTCAGTGAGGAACGGAAAGCGTCGATCAAATGGCTTGAAAGCCTCGACAACCCCGATTGGGATATCGAGAAAACTCATCCTCGTGCAGGCAGCTTGAAAGCGGGCGATTTGCTGTCGTCGTGGGTGATACACGATTTCCTGCATCTGCGGCAACTCGCGAATATTCTGATCAAGTATACTGCATCTATGGCACAGCCCTATGCAACAGATTACGCCGGACCACAATAGCTGTAAATTTGCATTGTATTCTCTAGTGTGGCCGTGATCTCTGATCGCGGTTTGCGTAGCAAGGCAGCGCGCTACGACGAACATCGGCCACCGACAATAACAGTTGCCGTATCCCAGCGCTTTTATTATCCTGAGCCTGAAGCAGGCATACCAAGACACAAAGGGTTGGGGAGGCTTATGAAATTGCTATGGGTATCGGAACCACTCATCTTCATTGTATGGGTGGCCATTTCAGCGTTTTTGTGGAACAATCGCTTTCGCTTCGTGAGCGACACAGCTCCAGTTTTGAGGGGACTCATATTTCCTGCCATTCTCCGCATACTGGAGATTCTGCTGCCATTGGGTGCAGCAGCTCTTATTTTCGTTCGCTATGGCATCTTGCTCAGTCTATTAACCGTAGCTGTGTTTTACATTGTCTGGAGAGTGATTTCATCCACGTACTATAAGTCAGTATTTCGCCAATATAGTCTCTTGCACATGGACGATCTGGCGCAAAAAGGAGATATCTACGCTCACAGTAAGGCTGAGATCGACGAACTTGTGCACGAGTTGTTGATGACGAATCTCAGGAAATGAACAGGCTCGGTAGCCTACGCTTCAGGCAGGCGCGGTCGCGATATTTGATCAAGTGTGGCCATCACTGCGAAGCAGGTTATCGCCAAACGTTTCAACTACCTCTCTCGGATCGCGCGATGGTGTGATGATAACCGTCCCCGCCCACAGGGATACAGGCAGTCCCCACTCTCATTGTCCTTGACGCTGTATGGCGAGACTCTTATATTTGCTGCGCGGCATGAGTCGCTATTGAAACAGGTTCAGGCGAATCGATAGGACAACTTAGGAGCAAACAACCGCAATGGAAGGCGTAGCCATCTGCGCATGCTAAACGCGGGTCATATCACGAGCGAGGTGACGTAAGTGGAAATCATAGCCCTTATCGCTGCAATAGTCACGATCTTGGTTGGAATAAGTGCACTAGTGAAATACATCAGGAAAAAGGGTGACCCGCCATCTGCCACAAGCAATCAAACAACCCAGTCTGGAGATAACCTTAATATCACAGGTAACGTGTACATGAATCTGGGAGAGAATTTCGATCATAAGAACATGCAAGAAATTATTTCCAGTGCGGCAAGGAAGTATCTCGAGAGAGAATTCTCCCAGTTGCACGAGAAAATCGACGATTACGTGAACCTGATCAAGTCCTCGCCAAACCGTGAGACACTGAGGAATGCAGTTGCAACTGTTTCGGGCATGGCGGCGAAAGAGACACAACACTCCAATGCGAGAGATATTGAAGGATCAATCTGGGGCACGGCCAATACAACTCCTGAAGATAGTCAGACGTATGAGTTGGAATTCAACACGTGGAGGTCCATCTATCCACTTTTCATCTGGAATACAATAAAAGGCTCAGACCAGCCGCCCATTCATTACGCTGGAACAGGGTTTTTCGTAATCATAGAAGGTTTTCTTACTCTGATCACAGCTGGTCACGTCATGCTGGATCGCGACGCGACAAAAGGAGAACGTCTGGTGCTATCGGAGCGAATCGGCAATACTGGCAAGCTCCACGTTCTAGAGGGTATCCCAATCTGGAAGGGCTCCGAAGATTTTTCTGCATTCATTGTATCTCAGAGCTTTGTTGATGGGCTACAAGGTCCTGTGATCGCTCTCGACGTTCATCGCGAGTTCCTGAAGCCGTTAGAGGATGTGTTTACTTTTGGATTTCCGTTTAACGTCGTCGAGAAGGCATTTGCGGACGCCCTGACCACGCAAGAGGCATTCCAGATTGAGTTGAACCACATGCATCTCAAAGGCTACATAACAAGCGATCCTAAAGCTCAGAGTCTTCCACCGAAAATGAGACCTTTCTCTATCAATTATCAGTTGGATATCCCGAGCTATCCTGGGCTTAGTGGTGCTCCGCTACTAACAGTAAAGAACAAACGTGTAGAAGTGGCAGGCATTCTATATGCGAGCCGCAGGCTAACACAAGGTGGTACGACAGGGGACTTCGCGGTTGCAAGCACGCACGAACCTATTGTTGAATTGGAAAATATAATCAAGGATGGCAAGGCTTCGGGCCGCATACACTGAAACGGAATGGAGATGCTCCCGATCACACTTCTTGCGCTGACAGGAGCCCTTTCCTGTCAGCTCTATTAAGTCGTCAGGAAAGGGTTCCTGACGACGCGTTTGTGACCGCGTAGGTGAAACCACCCCTTACAGCGTCTTCACATTAATCTTGTCATTGGTGTAGACACAGATTGAGGAGGCAATCTTGAGGGATTCGCGTACGACCTGTTCGGCGTTTAGCTTCGAGTGAGCCATCAGCGCGCGTGCGGCTGCAAGTGCGAAATTCCCACCCGAGCCAATCGCCACGATTCCGTCATCCGGTTCGACAACATCGCCGTTGCCCGAAATCCAGAACGCATGCTCTTTGTCGATAACCGCCATCAGAGCCTCCAGACGCCGGAGAAATTTGTCACTGCGCCAATCCTTGGCGAGTTCGACAGCGGCCCGTGAAAGGCTCCCCTCGTATTCCTCGATCTTCTGCTCGAAACGTTCGAATAGAGTCAAGGCATCGGCAGCAGACCCCGCGAATCCGGCGAGGACTTTGCCATCATACATCGAGCGAATCTTGGTAGCGGTCTCTTTCAATATCGTCTCATCATACGACACCTGACCGTCGCCGCCGATAGCGACCTTACCCTTGTGCCGCAGTCCGATAATAGTAGTCGAGCGAACCATACTCCCTCCCTGGTCACGTCATGCGCGCGGGTGAGCTTTCTTATATACCTGTTTCAATCTCTCCAGCGAAACATGCGAATATATCTGCGTTGTCGACAGCGACGAATGCCCGAGCATTTCCTTGATCGCCATAATATCAGCACCGGCATCGAGAAGATGCGTTGCGAATGAATGCCGCAGCTTGTGCGGCGATATCGGATCGGTCGTGCCGAGCATCCTCGAATACTTCTTCACTATACGCGCCATTGTGCGCGCTGTCAACACTCCTCCGAGCCGATTCAGAAAAACTCTGTCATGTCGCGCATCGGGAAACTGGGAAACACGCCTCGCAAGATAGTTGTCGAGTGCGATTTGCGCGTATTTGCCCACGGGTACCAGTCTCTCTTTTCTACGCTTACCGATTACGCGCAAGTTGCCGCCCGCCGGATCGATGTCATCAAATCGAACGGCAGCTAACTCGGATACACGGCACCCTGTAGAGTATAGCGTCTCGATTATAGCAAGATCGCGGCTGCCGAGAAACGTCTCAGGATCGGGAAATCCCATCAGCCGTTCGACATCGGATTGAATCAGGAATCGGGGTAACTTCTTCTCGAATCTCACGGTCATTATCGCCGCACCAAGATTCTCTGAGGTGACGCTGTTGCTGTGAAGATACTTGAAGTAGCTCTTGAGTGACGAAAGCACGCGGCAAATCGACCTATTGGAGAGCCCGTCAGCATGAAGCCGCCTTATGAAATCTCGGATCACACGAGATAGTCTTTGCTCGATCTCTTTCGTCGGGATTGACTTCTCTTCGACGAATGCGCGGAATCGCACGAGATCGTTTCGGTAAGCAGTAATAGTGTTGAGTGAATAGGATTTCTGTTCGAGGAGGTGCTTCAGGAAAGCTTCAGAATGCCTTTTACTTGCCGGCATTTTCCAATTCCGCCGCCGTTACCTCTTCGGCCTTTTGCTCGGTGTGCTTGCAGCTTGGGCAGGCAAAATGCTTACCAATTCTCTTGGTGTCTTTCTCGACCATGATCTTGAATCCACATGCCGGACATTCGCGCGCAACAGGCTGATACCATGTGGCATAGTTGCAGTCGGGATACTTGCTGCAGCCGTAGAAGAGCTTTCCGCGAGAGCTTCTTCTTGCGGCGAGTTCGCCGTCGCAACCATCCTTCGGGCATTTGACACCGGTTGTGATCGACTCGGTATACTTGCAGTCCGGATAGGAACTGCACGCGATGAATCTTCCGAATCGACCCTGCCTGTAGATCAGTGGCTCGCCGCATTTCGGGCAGTCACGTTCGACCGGCTCACCGTTACCCTCGTTGTCTAATGGGCGGGTGTTCTTGCATTCAGGATATGCTGAGCAGGCAAGGAATTTGCCGTTTCTCCCCCACTTGACGATCATCGGGGAGTTGCATCTGTCGCAGATTTCATCAGACTCGGCCTGAGTCGTCGTCTTTATCTCGGCGATCTTGCCTTCTACTTCTTTTATATTTGCGGCGAACGGCTCGTAGAAATCATGCAGCACCTTCTGCCAATCGTCGGTACCATCTTCGACTTTGTCGAGCTCATCTTCCATTTCGGCTGTGAACTTGACGTTGAATATCTTCTCGAAATGAACCGAGAGAATGCCGTTGACTGTCGTCCCCAGCTCTGTCGGAACGAGCCTTCTATTGTCCAATTCGACATATTTGCGATACTTAATCGTATTAATAATCTGAGAATATGTGGATGGCCGGCCGATGCCATTGGCCTCGAGTTCTTTCACGAGCGACGCCTCTGAAAAGCGTGGCGGTGGTTTTGTGAAATGCTGATCGGGAGTCACACCGTTGAGATTCAGTTTCTGATTTTCTTCAAGAATCGGGATCAGCGTGTTTCCATTGCCGTTGCCGTTATCATCATCCCTGGATTCTTCATACACACGGAGATAGCCGTCGAACTTGAGCTTCGTATCGACCGCCCTGAACAGATACTTGCCGCCCTCGATCTCGACCCTGATCTGATCATAGACCGCCGGCATCATTTGCGAAGCGAGGAAGCGGCTGAATATAAGATTGTAAAGCTTGTACTGATCGCTTGTCAGATAGCGTTTGCACTCCTGCGGGCTGTGCTCCAAATCGGTCGGTCGAATCGCCTCGTGCGCATCCTGCGACCGCGACTTGACCTTAAATTGACGAGCGTGCGGCGGAAGATATTCCGGTCCGAACTTTGAATGGATATATTCTCGTGCGGATGTCAGGGCCTCGGCGGCGATTCTGACTGAGTCGGTACGCATATAGGTTATGAGACCGACAGGGCCTTCCGATCCGAGTTCGATACCTTCGTATAGTTGCTGTGCCACGATCATAGTCTTCTGCGTAGAGAACCCGACTTGCCTGTAGGCATCCTGCTGCAATGTGCTGGTGATATATGGTGGAAGTGGCTGACGCTTCTTTTCATCTCTGACAATTTTGCTGACTATATACTCATGTTTCTTTATGTCTTCGACGATCGCTGCTGCATCAGATTCGCTTGGGATCTCAAAGTCATCACCACCGATCTTGGCTAGTTTAGACTCGAAACAGCACTCGCCATCACTGCCGAATTCTGCATGAATACTCCAGTACTCTTTCGGTACGAATGCGAGAACTTCTGCTTCCCGTTCGCAGATCATTCTGAGTGCAACGGACTGCACTCTTCCGGCAGACAGGCCGCTGAATACGGTCTGCCACAGAATCGGTGATATCTTGTACCCAACCAGTCGATCAAGAACTCGCCTTGTTTGCTGGGCATTGACCCTCTTCATGTCGATTTCAGTCGCATCTTCCAGACCCTGCAAGACAGCGTTCTTCGTAATTTCATTGAATGTTACACGCTTGATCGTTCCGGGAACTTTGTCCAGCTTCAGCAGCAAATGGTATGCTATGGCTTCCCCTTCTCGATCGGGATCGGGGGCGAGATAGATCTTCGCCTTCTTCTTCGCTTCCGCCACCAGTTCCTTGATGATGGGACCCTTACCGTGAATCACGGTATAATTCGGCTGAAAACCATTCTCAGGATCGACACCGAGCTTACTCTTCGGCAAATCGAGGATATGCCCCTTGGTAGCCATGACAGTATACTTCTTGTCAAGGAACTTCTTCAGGGTCTTGATCTTGGTCGGGGACTCGACTATTATCAATTCACCCTTGGGTGCAGCCGATGTGCTCTTGTTCGCCTTTGGCTTAGCACTCCGCGATCCAGCCTTCTTGCTGATGCCGGTTCCCTTCTCGGTTTTCGTCGAACTCTTAGCCATAGATTACTTCTTCATGCCCTCACTCAGCGCTCGGTCTTGATTAGACCATCAGAAAGCTCTTTGAGAGCGATTTCAGTTACTTTTCTGGTGTCAATGTCAATACTCTCATCTTCGGGCATAAGCTCCAGCTTCGCGAGCCGCTCTTCATTGAGCTGTCGGGCTCTCTTCGATGCCACCAGAACCGCCTCATAGACATTGGTCGTATGCTTCCTCACATTTTCCATCGTCCATCTCTCAGTCTTCTTCATGCTGTCTCCTTTCATTACCCAGTGTTGAAATGACCGCCGGTCTCAGATTGTTCCCATTCTGAACAGCCTCGAATTACACTGGAGAATCCAGAAGACGACCAGGATTGACCTGATGCAGCCCTGAGCCGATGTGTTGAGAATGTCGTCAAATGGATAAGATCCTTTAGAATCAGGAGGACTCTTTTCTGATGAATTCTCCGGTGTAATTCAGCCTCATCACTCTATGTTCTGTACCTGCTCTCGCAGTTTCTCGATCTCTTCTTTGAGCAATATCACTTCTTTCGATATGCCGGTTGAGATGGATTTCGAGCCAATTGTGTTGGCTTCGCGATTAAGTTCCTGAAGAAGGAAATTGAGCCTCTTGCCGACCGGACCTGATTCATTGAGAGTATCGAGGAACTGTTGCAGATGGCTATCTATCCTAACGCATTCCTCGGTTACATCGCATTTCTCAGCGACTATTGCCGCCTCGACTGCTACCCTCTCTCCGGGGTCGGCCAGTTCGCTCAACAGCTCCTTGATGCGCGCTTCGAGCTTTGCACGATACAGATCTACTGCTTCGCTCGACATAGAACGCACCTGCTGTACTGATTCCCCTATCTTCGCAATACGGGGTCTCATGTCGGCTGCCAGCCTTTCGCCTTCCTGACCCCGCATTTCCATCAGACTATCAAGCGCGAGATCAACAGCCCCTTCGACTACCTTAGCGATCGCCTCTAGATCATCCTTCTCCTCAATCGGCTCAAGAATGTCCTCAAGGTTCATGAGATCCGACAGGCTGATATCTTTAGACAGGGAGAATTTGTCCTGCAGCTGCTTAAACACTTTTACATACATCTCCGCGACAGACTCGTTCAATTTCAATTGCCCTGCCGCGACAACATCTGATTTCCACGACACAGTGCAGATGACCTTGCCGCGCTTAATCCTGGAGTTCACCTGCTCTTTGATCTTCGTCTCAAGCGAATAAAGCGTCCTGGGGAGCTTGATCTGAGTTTCGAAGAACCTGTTATTCAGCGAGGACAGTTCAATAACTACTCTGGAACCGTTCTCGGCCTTGTCGCCCTGACCATAACCTGTCATACTACATATCATACGTGTCTCTCCAAAAACCTTACAGAATACATCCGAAGCCCACCAAAGTCAACTTCAATGTCCAAAAATCGGTTTCCGTCTGTCGGAGCAGGAATGGGAGATTCCACAGTCCCATGGGCGGCAACCAGGAAGAAAGGGGTTGATTATGTCCAACGAATAAGCGTTATAATCCATATATGAGACTCTCCGCATTGCAGATAGCACGATGGGTGCACGAAACCAGGACCGAAATCGAGGATTCATCTGTCGACACTCTTGTCAAAGATGAGGTGCGAAAACAGGTTAGTATCGATCTGGTAGGAAGCAAGGACAGGAGGCTCTCCTATCTCTTCCTTCCGGGCGAAAGCCTCCTCTTTCTGGATGATCCAAGTCGTTGGAATTCAAGGAAGTCGGCCAAAACCACCAATTTCCTGCCGCAATTGACAGATTCGGTCATATATTCCGTCGAACAACTTAACTTCGATAGAATTGTCAGATTTACATTGGGGCGAGATGAGCGGCAGTTCTTTCTCGTTTTCGAGCTCTTTGGCCCCGGAAGCAACGTCTACCTGCTGAACAGCGAAAGTGCAGTCATAACAACATTGCGGAGATCGACGCAGGCTGAAATCTATTCACCTCCGAATCCA is part of the Candidatus Zixiibacteriota bacterium genome and encodes:
- a CDS encoding aminotransferase class V-fold PLP-dependent enzyme, yielding MEKLIYLDNAATSWPKPDSVYDYMVGFYRSCGVNPGRSGFDKAIEAGNLLEDLRKRLTRFFGGDETTPERLCFTYNATDALNLIIQGLLSEGDHVVTTNVEHNSVIRPINHLVRDGGVEATYVPFNGDGFVEPDAIKKAIRSNTKLVIVNHGSNVIGTIQPVKEIGAVCKDAGVVFAVDASQTGGMIPINMRDMNVDVLAFTGHKSLLGTTGIGGLCVREHLDIRPTRSGGTGVRSAYPYHLEDYPYRMEFGTPNMVGMASLWAAQDWIEERGGIDAIYAHEMKLCTRLVESFKQIDGVIAYCCDSLNDHLATLTVNIDGLEAGDVGIMLDVDFNIAIRTGLHCAPLVHRQLGIDKIHGGVRFSIGPFNTEDHIDAAIEAMAEIAERAKAMRAKAVQTVND
- a CDS encoding class I SAM-dependent methyltransferase, with product MDHDPRWYENEDFWRELRPMFFNPERWASTVDQVDKIVELLDLQPGARILDLCCGPGRHSLEFARRGYFVTGIDRTAEYLDEARASADKEGLSIEFKQIDMRDFRDESAFDAALNIFTSFGYFDNPEDDRRVIENISASLRVHGKCVIDTIGKEVVARNFRQSDWHRDGDGTIIIEERSICEDWSRINNTWTIIRDGNQKEFEFTLRCYSAVELASLLTEGGFSNVNCYGGLSGNCYDHEASRLVVVGEK
- the hslV gene encoding ATP-dependent protease subunit HslV; translation: MVRSTTIIGLRHKGKVAIGGDGQVSYDETILKETATKIRSMYDGKVLAGFAGSAADALTLFERFEQKIEEYEGSLSRAAVELAKDWRSDKFLRRLEALMAVIDKEHAFWISGNGDVVEPDDGIVAIGSGGNFALAAARALMAHSKLNAEQVVRESLKIASSICVYTNDKINVKTL
- the hslU gene encoding ATP-dependent protease ATPase subunit HslU, whose product is MDRELTPKEIVGELDKYIIGQEKAKKAVAIALRNRWRRQQVEGEIKDEILPNNIIMIGPTGVGKTEIARRLSQLANAPFIKVEASKFTEVGYVGRDVESMVRDLVDLAVTTIKRVRGEEVRAKAEKVAEERILDLLLPKAPRKITNGKFSGPTPVQPEEDLIEKWERNREKLREKLREGELDKRTVEIETTSGAFPIVEIFSPSGMEELGVNFQEMFSEMMPKKRKKRRLTVEEAFKIISADEVGRLIDMDEVIGAALSSVEDSGIIFVDELDKIASPEGRTSGPDVSREGVQRDILPIVEGSSVMTKYGMVRTDHVLFIAAGAFHMTKPSDLIPELQGRFPIRVELDSLDKDDFVRILTEPKNALVKQYTALLQTEKIKLVFEKTAIEEIASIADKVNQSSENIGARRLHTVLTTLLEDIMFEYSECKPKTIKITKALVKKRLDTVIEDEDLSKYIL
- a CDS encoding DinB family protein, with the protein product MDAPHMIETLKRNRKLFKKLFEGTTVEQARWKPAQDKWSMLQVMNHLYDEERDDFRMRLSLILEDPELDWPPINPDQKAIDEDYNSKDLAETLKKFSEERKASIKWLESLDNPDWDIEKTHPRAGSLKAGDLLSSWVIHDFLHLRQLANILIKYTASMAQPYATDYAGPQ
- a CDS encoding nuclear transport factor 2 family protein, giving the protein MRRIPDKIRTALPVAMLLLLSCSSSLTDRVKAYEASHNSHDVEGTLAFFAEDFRYEMVGSWVAEGREQMRKFEEWDASIGSELIFDNYDVSGDTVTCTVIERNDWFSLVGVDAIYYECVRIIFKDGLITEITAEQSHESMLATQTAFQAFIEWAVEEHPQRLAALMSGAKFEFSKETADKWLSLLKEWRQQLRQFDRITRRIADRKSSVV